A window of the candidate division Zixibacteria bacterium HGW-Zixibacteria-1 genome harbors these coding sequences:
- a CDS encoding restriction endonuclease subunit S — ALVAQIEIPIPPLEEQKKIAAILKEQMAAIEKARETAEAELNTIYAIPTALLRRAFSGEV, encoded by the coding sequence GGCACTCGTGGCCCAAATCGAAATCCCCATCCCGCCCTTGGAAGAGCAGAAGAAAATTGCAGCGATCCTTAAAGAGCAGATGGCTGCGATAGAAAAAGCCCGCGAGACGGCGGAAGCAGAACTGAACACCATCTATGCTATTCCGACTGCCTTGCTTCGTCGGGCGTTCAGTGGAGAAGTATAG